In Vicia villosa cultivar HV-30 ecotype Madison, WI linkage group LG7, Vvil1.0, whole genome shotgun sequence, the DNA window CACGTAGGCGAGAGGATAAACGGGAGGGTTTCAGCATAATATCCCGTAGAGAATCACCCGTAGGTGTGAGGATACTCGGATAGTTCCAACATAATACCACGTATGTAGGGAGTCGTACATCGGCACAAGGATACCCTCTTAAGGATTCCACCATAGCATGAAAACTATATAACCGATTAGAGCATGAAACCTATGTGAATGCAAATAAGAACATGAAACATTCTATGATCCATCAATACTGGATATTAACAGATTTGCAACCTCACAAACATAACTCATCTCAAGAATTCACCATATGTTTGGAAAGTTAACTTTTCACGGTATCAGTAATATGTAAGATGAACAACTGCATAGACAGTTATAATGCAAAACAAATATAATCAAACATGAAGTCCAACCAACACAAAAACTAAGACACAGTTCAAGTAAGATCATCCTCCTCAAGTTCTTTGGCTTTCAGTTTTTCCTTCACCCTCAGAAAAAGTGTTGTTTTCCAAGAATCCTGCACAAAATGTTCATTCTAGTATAAGAATTTATACACGTATAGAAACAGTcgtgtttttttttctttgtaattTAGAGCTTACCAAAGGAGTCATGCTATCAAACTCTTTGACAGCTTCGGTAAACTTTGCAACGTCTTCTTCATCAATCGCAGCAGCAACATCCTGCCAATTTgtttatgaaaagaaaaaaaaagttagcGATCCTGGCCGTAATAGAGAAGGCAGTTATTGAAATAAAATATGTGCCTTCTAATGCATATTTTACTACGTGATCAAATTTAATAATGAAATTCAACAAGCATCGTACCGCCAAGAGTTTATATTCACGTGTTCCTGAAAACGTTGGATCCAattcctgcaaaaaaaaaaggaaatacacgtctaaatgattaaataattgaTGATATTCCTACACTGTAAAAGTAAATTCTGAAAAGATATTTGACCTGATATCGTTCTAAAGCCTTGGAAATAGCAACAACGTCACCTTTACAAAGTTCACATATCCCAGCATTAAGAAGATGTCCTTTAACTCCATACTTCAACAAGTTATTGTTGAGAGACTGGCGAGCTATTGCTTCATAAATTTCAATCGATTTCTGATATCTAGAGAATAACATAATAAACGAAACGGTTATTAACACTCAATATACCTAGCATAAAGAGAACGATATGATAAAGTTCTTAAAATCATACTGTTCTAGCTGAGCAGAAAATTGAGCAACTTTTTGCTTGCACTGGTTTGCAGATGTTGTCACTTCCTCGCTTTCATAAAAGTCAGCTGATTTTTCATAGTAAACCAGGGCCTTCTCAATATTTTGTTCGGACTCACATAGTTCAGCTATTTCCTGTGTAAACAAAAGCAAAAGCCAATTATGACATTTTTATGGCAGTTCATATAAAAAGgatagaaaagaagaagaagaattgaaTGTGCATTGTAAGAAATAAAATTTAGCTTATCACAGAAAAATACTGAAGTAGTAATGATATATCATATACACCTTCAAATATCTAGCCGCCATAGAAATTCTTCCAATGTCACAGAAAATATTTACAGCATTGTCTAAACAAGATACAGCATCTGCATTAAAAGAGAATAGATGAAGATTAACATCGAAAGTGTCATTTTCTTAATCATAATGCAAGTGATACCATGCTAACAAAGGATTTGGGCTATATAATTAATTCCACAGATCTCAATTTATGAAGGACATACATAGACATAGACGTAGACACTGACACGTTGACACcgttaataatttgaaaaaataaataaattgaacgtAATGACAGGTGTCGATGTCGTGTCAAGTGTCTGACTAACACGCACACACAATCTTTTAGAGGTGACCGAGTTACAGAGATCTCAACTATAGGTATGCATATAGCACTTAAGTTTTAGGACAATCCTAGTGTATATAACCACACACTCATATACATTACCATTCATATTAACTTTTTTGTAGCAATGTGCAGCATCAACATAAGCCGAGGCAGCTTCATGCTTGCTTTCCAACTACAATCACAAGGTAACAAAGATCATTTCAGGATTAAAACAGAATGAGAAACAAAGTACTTAATAACTCCAAAGAAAGGTAAATTGTGTCACCTTCAAATGGCAATTTGCCAACTTAATGTAAGTGGATCCTGCTTTGTCCCCTGAAATGTGATCAACACCAAGACTAACAACAATTTCAGCCTGATTTTGCTAACCCTAAATCATTATTAACAACTACAAAGCTAGTTTGAAAATAAAAGTCATTGTATTTAACTAGATATCCTGGTGTCAGACATTAACATTTGTGTCTGACTCCAAACATGTCTTTAATCTGAAGTGTCAGTACTACACAtatcattataataaataaaataaataaatattgcaATTTTATCCAAGAGCTTGCATGAATATGAATTGATATAATAATTCAAAGTAACAAATTCACAACTCAATAACACATAAAACGTGCAACACAAACATTGGTGACAAAAACGTGCAACACAAGCATTGGTGACAAGGGACAACCTCGTACAACAACATAAAAAGGTTGGCAATTGCATCACAATTTACAATTAATTAATGTCAATAACATGTAATtgatcatcaatcaaagaataaCCGGAGATTTTACATGATTTGGAGAGCTTATAGGAATTGGCAGATTTATCAAATAGATCAGCAGCATCCTCAAATTTGGAACCAAACATGCCCCAACTGCTCAGCTTTTTTTCTGCCTTATTCTCAAAATCCTCTGCTTTCGCCATTTGATCTCCCATGTTTCAACAAAATGGAACCGATCAATTCAATTTTCTGTATTTTTATGCAAAATTGATTTGTGTTTCTAGAGATGGAAATTGTTATGCAGATAGAAAGTATTCACCACCAAACTGAAAGAACAAAAAGATATAGAAAAACAGAATGGTGATTCTCGTTTTCCATAACGTGCATTGGTTCAACTTATTGGGCTTTTTTGGTTATTAAGCTTTTTTTAATGGACTAGTCCAATTAACCAGTAATAAGGTTAGGAAAATTTAGAGAAATCTTCATGAAAAATTTTACTTTGTACCCCTACAATATACTTATACCTCTACACGAAAAAAATTTAGACTAAAATACCCTCGTATAAATagtacatattttaaaaaaatttattttttcctcgcattttagaaaaaatttcgatacaccaaaaaatatataaaccggaaCACTTAAAAAGTTTTCctgtttaaaaaaaatcataccaTAACACTTAGAAAGAAAGTCCCGgtagttttcaagttgttgatatataaacacaatttctTCAAAACGAATTTTAACATAatgataaaaattttaaaacataagTTATTGATACCCAGAGCCGGCCCAATAAATCAGGAGGCCCTGttctaatattaaaaataacttaaattaaaaaaacaaaattttaataattaaaaataacacattaaaaataaaattatatattaattaaataaatgaataaaaactcaaaatattatttaaactaataatattatttcatacaacttaaattttttaactatttaaaaatagtctttttctaaatattttaataaacaaattcattgttcatattttattgtttctaaaatattattttcaactGCTATCAGTgtcaatatattaaatattttcttaaaaaattcaACCCGTTGTGAAATTATATtcctatattaaattattatattagtaaaaaaaatcaattttatttaataaaaatattaaggaATTAGTAATAAAAGAACATTGACAATTAGTAATAAAACCTTGAGAattaaaaatttgaagaaaaaaattaaattaaacaaaaatataaattaataacatTGACTCAAGAGTATAAAGTTaactattttaatataatatccaCATTATATATTATGAAAGATGTAAAGAAAAATGTAACAAATTTTATTAGAGgcataaataaaatgttaaacaTCACGTGAACACCATCAATATGTGCCTATGGTTTTATAGCGTTAATATACAGGCCTGGCCTTCGTGTTCCGTCTCTCACTCTcactttacttttctttttctttatatattttcctatttaataataataaataaaattgggcCCCTTAAATTTTGGGGTCCTGTTCTATAGCACAGGTTGCACCTGTAGAAAGCCGGGCCTGTTGATACCTAAGTTGCTTCATTTGAAATATGTACTACTACACCAAATATGAGTTAAAACATAAGTTTTAAAACTTATGTTTTATAATTAGTACCAAAACAAAGTCATCAAAATTGTAGTATTACATATGATGCCTCAGAACAAAGTCATCATAGGCAACCAAAATCCTATTGTCAAATGTCAACAAAGACATTACATTTACATCCAATGGACTTATGGGGATTGGGGACACCGTCAAATTACAACACCAACTCAAAACATAAGTTATACAACTTATGTTTTCAAAATAGCATTACATATAAATGATGCCTCAGAACAAACTCATCATTGGCATTGGGAATAAAATCCATCAACTTGCATTTGTCGAAGCAGCGACACTTGGATCTTCACCAAAATGATATGTCAAAGGTTCATCTTGTGGTACCTCAAGctataaatcaaaaacatataGTAAGATAACATACTAACCAATAtacataataaatttaaatacaaAAGCAAAATTTACTAACAACAGAAGCAGTACAATCCTTCTTAATCTCATACTTCTCTTTCACCCAATCACCCCCACAAAGTACCATTTCAACTGTCTTAGTTTTCATTGATGCTCGTTTCGAATCAATTACCCTTTTGCCAGCACTAcaagtttcttcagaatcatagCAACATAGCAACCAAAGATAGACTGGTGCAATTTGGACTGTTAGGTAACACTACGTGTTGCTTCTGCAGGAGTATTAAATCTCTATAGTATTTGTTGTTTGAATGCCATACCACTAAAAGAAATTAGGAACATGTCTTTCAATGGCTTCAAATCAAGAATCAACCCCTTGGTTGGAAGGAGGAGCTGCAATGAATCATTATGTACTGTCACAAGAAAGGATGGAGAAATACACTACTTAAAGGTGCTTTTACTGTAGCAGTGTATGAAATTCGGGTTTATAGGAACAACATTTACTTTGGTACCAAAGTTAATAGTCATACTATAGGAGATACAAGCATAAATAGCATTGTGAATAGAAGTTGGACCAAAGCCAACCTTAGGCACCACATACGTAAATTATTGATGCCTTAGGGAGTTGTGGTTGTTAGTGGATTTGTTTTGTTGCTTTGATGGATCGTTTCGATCGCTTGCGTTGTATTGTTTTTTGAATTCAATAAAGtatttattgattaaaaaaattaatatagaaTTCAATTACTAAATTATAAAACCATCATATATCAGTAATATCCTTACTTATATGCTTTCatccattttatttttaaaatattttctttttatattttactcATGAATAACACAACTTTCATAAAGCACAAGAAAGAAATGTGTTATAGAAATCAGGAGAAAACAAAGCAGAAAGGACGACtcaagaaaatatgaaaatatataaCTCCTCATGAATCATATGATGACTTGCTAGAAGAAGTAAACTCTATCAACGTTTTACCTCACTCGTGCAAAACACTCAAGTGTTTCGGTTTCCTAAGGCCATTATGAGAGTATATCTGAAAAGAAATCTAAAGAATGAGGCACATTAAAGGAGGGAATTCCCAATAAACGGTAGCATTTTCTCTTAAATTTCTAGAGAAGCTAAAGGAATGGTTAACAGACAATGAAAATATGATAAACCCTTGCATTGTTAAACATGAGGTCTTAGGGGGGGATTATTCTGAAGCGGCCATAATGACCCTCAGTCAAACACTCAGAGGGAGTTACAATTCATTAGGAGGGATCGCAACGCAAAAGAGTTACCATGTAGAAGAGAACATGCGATCTAAAGGCTAGATGCATCCAATGGCTCCCCGCATCACTCGTCTAGCAAATTACGGGTTGTTATAaccattttattatataaaaaataagcgCCAATTTCAAGTacacaatttcaaattcaaacttcattCACTCTTTCCCTTTACATACTAACTTGAGTATTGTAGTGCTAAACTTGCAAGTCAGCCCCTCCTCCCTGCATCGGAAACCCAAATCCACTGTTATTCATCGCAAACATCAATCTTCCAgctaattatgattattgattATGTAACGGAACCGTATCAAATTATATCTACTTTAGTATAATGCATGTATATAACTCCATTTTATTATTATCTTCAGTGACCGCCCAACACATACAGAGCCCCgagacaaaaataataaaatatgacctttttaaaaaattattattaaaaataccacttctcatcacaacaCTCAATACAACAATTCACATCACATAATCGACTTATGAAACgacaacaatgtcaacaatcaaccatgacaatatatgcaattcacaagtaagattccaacacatcatGGCAAACATCTCATTATCAAATCCTCACATCACACAAACATATCTTTATCAAGTCATAACAACAaaatcaaataagactcaaatgcacTTTACATGTGACttgacttatgcaaatgcatgtggtatcatttggagtaaaactcccacgtctcaaatttgccattgggcacacgtcgctatttgccattaaaGCCTCGTcacttttgccattaaggccacgtctcttttatgcaatggatgtgactcaatgaatgaaacattcacacaaacacaacatCTACAACACATCACAAAcatcgactaaacatcattacttttataataattcatcacttcacaatcacatCGCTATGTTGTATCATCATACACAATACATCACTTCACAACACCAAATACGACATCCAACAATACAATTCGAGAAAAGATTCAAAAAGGTTTCTAAAGGTTTTCATTTCATATTCATTAGAAAGGCATCAATTAaagcttcacggaggttcaaacggcacttaaaaaggagttacagatcaaaagatacatcacgtcaaagtttgaacaagtttttCACAACAAGGTCCGCCTAGCGACCTTCAAGCTCGCTTATGGAAATACAATTTcaataaccccgcttcaagcgGCAAAAAACATTAGCGAAATGCAAACtgggctccgcttagcgagccatctttatctttcaaaaacaaacagcatccgcttagcggacgtgcaaTTATGCAAAAAAATCACAGCAATGAAAGACCTGCGTAATCACTCATCCATCACCCAAAACTCATCCTAAACAACAATTAAACACATATAATCACGAAATCTATCATCATCTATCCTCAAACATTAATTACAACACATTCTCAATCAAAGATTCATGCATTTtcatcataaaccctaaaattctACACACAATTCCATGGATTCAACacataatcaaaaccccaccctaaacatcatcatacatccctttaacaattaaaatttaaaaacgaAAAATTATGTATACTTGCTTAGTTCAGTTAGTAAGTAAATGACCTTTTATTTGAAAGGTCCTATGTTCAAATATAGTAGGGCTATAAAAAcgaaaattttattaaaactaattactttttagattttttttaaacattattttattttttaattagaaatAAATTATTTCTCTAGAGTAATTTGAatacataaataaattattattttaataaattttaaattaaatatatcttGTAATCCTTatcttatataataattaaaatatgatataaacaaaaattatatttctcataattttaatttaaaaattattgataattataaaatttattatttaaataatttttatttttaattttgtaaaaattcaTTGTTATTTGTGTTACTCTTGCTTAtataaaagcttttaaaaaaatacaatttttttgtttaatcaaCATAATATCTGAGAGTGGACAACATGACTCACCGTATAAAGAGAATTTCGTATTTAATTtcgtattttaaaaatcaaatatttaactaTAGGTGATAAAAAAACTCATTTTAATAGTCGCCTTAGATCTTCCATTACTTGTAAgggtgtgtaatacggtgaactgactttttagaaatgtcgcggtaaacaagagtcgccaccgacttttattttatccaatttaaagaaaggctaaaagaacagaaaaaacctttaaaagaaattttgagtttggggggtaatttatacaaagggaaggtgtaaggcaccctttgcatccatggttttccatgggctcttaattgcttagctcactttgaaatgtttgaaaatgttcgcagtgaataaagaaaaaaatttgaataaggactttagcttgtaaataagcgtagcctttttgaaggtttttgataaaatggtaaaaataaatttaaaccagagcaagcaatttgGAGGTAATTACCCCtattaaaaaggttcttttagccttttagggctatccttaccataagagggtaggaagtccttttatttggaggttgaagggtcgtcgaagttatcgttcgccataagactgtccctgccataaagagggcaggtagtctaagggaaggataaaatagtcattttaggcaaccaataaggacgcctcagcaatagaaagggactatcatatcacattgtaggcaacctcgagggacgagataatataaccgaaggcagcatcgaagggacttatgatctttagtgatgagaatgaactgagggcaacatttgctgaggcatcctcgtatacgagggacttgactattctgtaataaacaaggcagcaaataacaaggcaacaggcaacaagcaacaagaggggttacctttaaaggtgtgtgggtgcacaatcatgtgattcaattcagataattatcttgtaattaattattctaaattcaattcgaggttttcacgccctaaattactaacctcGCAATTAATCAGAAAATAAAGCAgcaaaattaaaccctaattactattacaacctcggagcagttacataataaggcaAAAGGGTTTGTGGGCAAAccacaaaaaaagaaataattaaatagatgataagtttagggttaccacaagGTTCGAGCTTTCATCGATtcggttaaccctgaaaattaggcacaaagaagagaaatgttagtgcattacagattcattgactattgacacaaaccctattttaatccaaaaggcaaaataaaaataaaatgatgttaaacaaaagaattagaaacttagctttttgatttggTGTGGcccgtggctgaaggatcttggttaaccctgaaaattaatgataaaaagaATAGGGTTAGTGTATGGAGGATCTATAGACAAACCTcgcaaccctgattagggcacaagttaaccatggttaatataataaaaaaccccaagttaattaattattggttttcaacctaattaattaaatcggcaaaagtatattttcgattaaataattataaaacattttttgtaatcatataaaaaatttattagaataagtaattaacaaaataaaataaataaataaataaataaactaaaagggaattatgcaataaaaaattaaaaaaaattagaaaatcttAGCTTTAATTCAGTGTGTTGAGCCTCTGATGGTCCACGGT includes these proteins:
- the LOC131621047 gene encoding alpha-soluble NSF attachment protein 2-like; its protein translation is MGDQMAKAEDFENKAEKKLSSWGMFGSKFEDAADLFDKSANSYKLSKSWDKAGSTYIKLANCHLKLESKHEAASAYVDAAHCYKKVNMNDAVSCLDNAVNIFCDIGRISMAARYLKEIAELCESEQNIEKALVYYEKSADFYESEEVTTSANQCKQKVAQFSAQLEQYQKSIEIYEAIARQSLNNNLLKYGVKGHLLNAGICELCKGDVVAISKALERYQELDPTFSGTREYKLLADVAAAIDEEDVAKFTEAVKEFDSMTPLDSWKTTLFLRVKEKLKAKELEEDDLT